In one window of Schistosoma haematobium chromosome 5, whole genome shotgun sequence DNA:
- a CDS encoding hypothetical protein (EggNog:ENOG410VEQI~COG:C), with protein MNVNIYGEVNCYYYKIRDQCLHEFILCFEMKVYSGFLCGMRHLIHEEGLFGLWRGLGPCLISVVPQTTVYFTVYEQLKRSHILLKSKENIPMKHKSASLNNDVGHESSLETDHHLHQQLNWHFPLWAGGFSGLLAKTIVYPLDLAKKRLEIRGFEKARLTFGQLPKERNILIIHSTTATSTTTLVNRTPVGTIECI; from the exons ATGAATGTGAACATATACGGTGAAGTAAACTGTTATTACTACAAAATAAGAGACCAATGTTTACATGaatttattttgtgttttgAAATGAAGGTTTATTCAGGCTTCCTATGTGGTATGCGTCATCTTATTCATGAAGAAGGATTATTTGGCTTATGGCGAGGACTTGGACCATGTCTTATATCAGTAGTACCACAAACAACTGTTTATTTTacagtttatgaacaattgAAGCGTTCTCATATTCTATTGAAATCAAAAGAGAATATCCCTATGAAGCATAAATCCGCTTCTTTAAATAACGATGTTG GTCATGAATCATCATTGGAGACTGATCACCATCTTCATCAACAGTTAAATTGGCATTTTCCACTTTGGGCTGGTGGATTCTCTGGTCTCTTAGCTAAGACAATTGTCTATCCTCTTGATTTAGCTAAAAAACGTTTAGAAATACGTGGATTTGAAAAAGCTCGTTTAACATTCGGTCAATTGCCTAAAG AGAGAAATATATTGATAATTCATAGTACTACtgctacttctactactactttagtgaacagaacaccagtggggacaatcgaatgtatttga